One window of the Pararge aegeria chromosome 22, ilParAegt1.1, whole genome shotgun sequence genome contains the following:
- the LOC120633868 gene encoding uncharacterized protein LOC120633868, with protein sequence MRRNNLLLLTLLLISDDVFGKNENKTIKQIKSGSKNNSISKYKVNIARIKRSFDDVAGRVLISGRDNIIDDTNQYDYLDGRANNLKLKETIDKDSPFWGNRGRRESTSYETVQLPIPRLEDNKNLYRVLNIDKIKEERLPFWSNRGRRDSGESEYDDPPEDLFWANRGRRQDDDPFWGTRGRRQDDESPFWGNRGKREKLVLPLTSSKDGFDDDEPFWGNRGRRQDEEPFWGNRGRREPLEYFGDQGKDKAKSLNLYKDITKNGPKDSIINAINDFKINDGDFERNKKEEVHAPFWMNRGRDSKIKSLFNGVTRNPIRYNPNTSNKYSTNELHSKTFQQNTVHDDRIYAEEPHYIIVERSSRSSAEDDPFFISRGKKFSESDIAKAVRGRRGALEDIVKSVRNDPYYIARGKRDYIKVGKSNVTQSQFLKTRDLICATVELLMMKYSNGDKVKREAIDNDRDRRTILKKLALQLQMDPYFVSRGKKDGGNNINSDTLKKFINKVIVLCN encoded by the coding sequence ATGAGAAGAAATAACCTTTTACTATTAACACTTCTGCTAATATCAGATGATGTTTTtggaaaaaatgaaaataaaactataaaacagaTAAAATCTGGTAGCAAAAATAATAGTATCAGTAAATATAAAGTTAACATTGCACGCATAAAAAGGTCTTTCGATGATGTTGCTGGGAGGGTATTAATATCTGGTAGAGATAATATAATTGATGATACTAATCAATATGATTACTTAGATGGAAgagcaaataatttaaaattgaaagaaACTATTGACAAAGATTCGCCATTTTGGGGAAACAGAGGTCGACGAGAAAGCACTTCCTATGAAACGGTGCAATTGCCAATTCCCAGGCttgaagataataaaaatttatatagagTGTTAaacattgataaaataaaagaagaaagattACCATTTTGGAGCAATCGAGGAAGGCGTGATTCTGGTGAGTCTGAATATGATGATCCACCTGAAGATTTATTTTGGGCAAATAGGGGAAGAAGACAAGACGATGATCCATTTTGGGGTACAAGAGGTAGAAGGCAAGATGATGAATCTCCTTTCTGGGGTAATAGAGGTAAACGGGAAAAACTCGTTTTACCATTAACGAGTAGCAAAGAtggttttgatgatgatgaaccttTCTGGGGCAACCGTGGCAGACGACAGGATGAGGAACCCTTTTGGGGTAATAGGGGAAGAAGGGAACCATTAGAATATTTTGGGGATCAAGGAAAGGATAAAGCTAAATCTCTTAACTTGTACAAAGATATCACAAAAAATGGGCCGAAAGATTCAATTATTAACGctattaatgattttaaaattaacgaTGGTGATTTCGAAAGAAATAAGAAAGAGGAAGTTCATGCACCATTTTGGATGAATAGAGGTAGAGATAgcaaaattaaatctttattcaatGGCGTAACCAGAAATCCTATTCGATATAATCCTAATACCTCAAACAAATATTCAACTAACGAACTGCATTCAAAAACATTTCAGCAGAATACTGTCCATGATGATAGAATCTATGCTGAAGAGCCTCATTATATTATAGTAGAACGTAGCAGTCGTTCATCGGCTGAAGATGatccattttttatttcaagaggTAAGAAATTTAGTGAATCTGATATTGCAAAGGCAGTTAGGGGTAGACGAGGTGCTCTCGAAGATATAGTCAAATCTGTACGCAATGATCCATATTACATTGCTAGAGGTAAAAGAGACTATATAAAAGTTGGAAAGTCAAACGTAACACAAAGCCAATTTCTTAAAACAAGAGATCTTATTTGTGCTACTGTTGAATTATTAATGATGAAGTATTCAAATGGGGATAAAGTTAAAAGAGAAGCTATTGATAATGACAGAGATAGAAGAACAATTTTGAAAAAACTGGCCTTACAGTTACAAATGGATCCATATTTCGTTAGTAGAGGGAAAAAGGatggtggaaataatatcaactCGGATACGTTGaagaagtttattaataaagtgattGTTTTATGCAATTAG